A section of the Rummeliibacillus pycnus genome encodes:
- a CDS encoding Na+/H+ antiporter: MKRICFYLLLFGKDDVMDLLMIVLLLIGCLLISNIISHYIPSIPTALIQIALGIIIALSIKGVSLELETEWFLLLFVAPLLYNDGRNFPREDLWNMKMPILGNAIILVLITTVAGGYFIHWLIPSIPLAAAFALAAILSPTDPVAVNGIAKRIQIPEKILNIVRGESLINDASGLVAFKYAVAAVVTGYFSIKEALLNFSYTFIVGAILGLVVGTIITQIRFSLRRVGIRDVVFHTLLQLLTPFIVYLVAEDLFHASGVIAVVVAGIAQALVKDKTETVLAEEQLLTENTWSIILFVLNGIVFLLLGLNIPSSMKASIENTSINNWKLIGYALAIGAVILGIRFVWSHITSIYEYKKGYDASPSLKSSLLSSLTGVRGAVTMAGVLSLPIITDNGTVFPERALILFLASAVILFTLIIATLFLPLLIDSNQLGEEYDEQLNFNEAKKKILLASIKQIHREMNDDNRNVAYQLIGEYQQLFRQAQLDGNAAKSGKPEHQSEITSVRLKALKMEEEYIKNLYERHHLDEGMYVSFQITFSERKRVIQHNMQKGFSYILYRFLREWRIARKKYRLDKEQFISYVRMKQEVRANAFEQALNYLKKQAQKAQNPEIYYMISFEYERALDQIRKPVTTNSSRQEEIKDELRAVITETERAEIHKMYEAGEISREQERQLRRFVNYIESVNLYEKVE; encoded by the coding sequence ATGAAGCGAATATGCTTCTATCTACTCTTATTTGGTAAGGATGATGTTATGGATTTATTGATGATTGTTTTGTTATTAATAGGCTGTTTACTTATTTCTAATATTATCAGCCACTACATACCTTCAATTCCCACAGCCCTGATTCAAATTGCGCTAGGAATTATAATTGCACTTTCTATCAAAGGTGTTTCTTTAGAATTAGAAACGGAATGGTTTCTTTTATTATTTGTAGCACCACTCTTATATAATGACGGTCGTAATTTTCCACGTGAAGACCTCTGGAATATGAAAATGCCCATTTTAGGGAACGCCATTATATTAGTTCTTATAACCACTGTAGCTGGTGGTTACTTTATCCATTGGCTAATCCCTTCAATACCTTTAGCTGCAGCATTTGCCCTTGCTGCCATTCTTTCTCCAACTGATCCAGTAGCAGTAAACGGCATAGCAAAACGTATTCAAATACCTGAGAAAATTTTAAATATTGTTCGAGGCGAATCGTTAATCAATGATGCTTCAGGACTTGTAGCATTTAAATATGCAGTAGCTGCTGTCGTCACTGGCTATTTCTCGATTAAAGAAGCATTATTGAATTTCTCGTATACTTTTATTGTGGGTGCAATTTTAGGTTTAGTTGTTGGTACCATCATCACTCAAATTCGTTTTTCTTTAAGAAGAGTGGGAATACGTGATGTTGTTTTCCATACTCTCTTACAATTATTAACGCCTTTTATTGTCTACTTAGTTGCAGAGGATCTTTTTCATGCCTCTGGAGTAATAGCAGTTGTTGTTGCTGGTATTGCGCAAGCATTAGTAAAAGATAAAACCGAAACTGTTTTAGCAGAAGAACAATTACTTACCGAAAATACATGGTCCATTATATTGTTTGTCCTGAACGGGATTGTATTTTTATTACTTGGTTTAAATATTCCATCTTCAATGAAAGCATCCATTGAAAATACAAGCATCAATAACTGGAAGCTTATTGGATACGCTCTTGCAATTGGTGCTGTCATATTAGGGATACGATTTGTTTGGTCACATATTACTTCCATTTACGAATATAAAAAAGGTTATGATGCAAGTCCTTCATTAAAATCAAGTTTACTTAGTAGTTTAACTGGAGTAAGAGGTGCCGTTACAATGGCTGGTGTATTATCATTACCTATTATTACGGATAATGGTACTGTGTTCCCTGAACGTGCACTGATTTTATTTTTAGCTTCAGCTGTCATCTTATTTACATTAATCATCGCAACACTCTTTCTTCCTCTCCTAATTGATTCAAATCAATTAGGAGAGGAATATGATGAGCAGTTAAATTTCAACGAAGCAAAAAAGAAAATTTTACTTGCTTCTATTAAACAAATTCACCGTGAAATGAATGATGATAATCGAAATGTTGCATATCAATTAATTGGTGAATACCAGCAATTGTTTCGTCAAGCTCAATTAGACGGTAACGCAGCAAAGTCTGGTAAACCTGAACATCAAAGTGAAATTACTAGTGTCCGATTAAAAGCACTTAAAATGGAAGAAGAATATATAAAGAATTTATACGAAAGGCATCATTTAGATGAAGGTATGTATGTTTCCTTTCAAATTACCTTTTCAGAAAGAAAACGTGTCATTCAGCATAATATGCAAAAAGGATTTTCGTATATACTTTATAGGTTTCTACGTGAGTGGCGAATTGCTCGAAAAAAGTATCGCCTTGATAAAGAACAATTTATATCTTATGTTCGTATGAAACAAGAAGTTCGAGCAAATGCTTTTGAACAGGCTCTAAACTATTTAAAAAAACAAGCACAAAAAGCTCAGAATCCCGAAATCTATTATATGATTTCTTTCGAATATGAAAGAGCACTCGATCAAATAAGAAAGCCAGTTACTACGAATTCAAGTAGACAAGAAGAAATAAAAGATGAATTACGGGCAGTGATCACCGAAACAGAACGGGCAGAAATTCATAAGATGTATGAAGCGGGTGAGATCAGTCGTGAACAAGAAAGACAATTACGAAGATTTGTTAACTATATTGAAAGTGTAAACTTATACGAAAAAGTAGAATAA
- a CDS encoding protoporphyrinogen oxidase → MKTVVVIGGGITGLCTMYYLQKQKNERNLDIHLVLVEKNEYLGGKIHSASDKGFIMETGADSIVARHKSVMPLVEELGLKDDQVYNGTGISYIYTNNTLHAIPKDSVFGIPTSIESLNSSTLVSPQGKKEALKDLELPNDHFTKESSIGEFLEYFLGKELVEKQIAPVLSGVYSGDLYKLTMASTLPYLLDYKEQYGSIIKGFSANREKFQKSADKKFISFNNGLSQLINRLEETLTDVEIMKGVTTTNLAKQGNRYICTFNNHEDLIADFVVLSTPHAVTSNILKDEAVDEELNTIRNASIITIYVGFNIPDENLPADGTGYIVSENSDVKCNACTWTSRKWKHTSKSGNLLVRMFYKSSNPLYNELKNLNEEELTAIALDDIRKSLNIDGEPATVNVTKWNDLMPVYGMGHAETVNKLNQQLHENYPNVILAGCSYYGVGIGNCIQNGQDTAEKIIQQLV, encoded by the coding sequence TTGAAAACAGTTGTTGTGATTGGTGGAGGCATTACAGGTCTTTGCACCATGTACTATTTACAAAAACAAAAAAATGAAAGAAATTTAGATATACACCTTGTGCTAGTTGAAAAAAATGAATACTTAGGTGGTAAAATACACTCTGCATCTGATAAGGGTTTTATCATGGAAACAGGCGCAGATTCGATTGTGGCACGACATAAAAGTGTAATGCCACTCGTTGAAGAATTAGGTCTAAAAGATGACCAAGTATATAACGGAACAGGTATTTCTTATATATATACAAATAATACATTGCATGCAATTCCAAAAGATAGTGTATTTGGTATTCCAACAAGTATTGAATCTCTTAATAGTAGTACACTTGTATCACCGCAAGGGAAAAAAGAAGCATTAAAAGATTTAGAATTACCGAATGATCATTTCACTAAGGAAAGTTCAATTGGTGAATTCCTCGAGTATTTTTTAGGAAAAGAGTTAGTTGAAAAACAGATTGCTCCTGTATTATCAGGCGTATACTCAGGTGATTTATATAAATTAACAATGGCTTCTACGTTACCCTATCTACTCGATTATAAAGAACAATATGGCAGTATTATTAAAGGTTTCAGTGCAAATCGTGAGAAATTCCAAAAGTCAGCAGACAAAAAATTTATCTCTTTTAACAATGGTTTATCCCAACTAATTAACCGCTTAGAGGAAACATTAACAGATGTAGAAATAATGAAAGGTGTAACAACAACAAACCTAGCAAAGCAAGGTAATCGATATATTTGTACATTTAATAATCATGAAGATCTAATAGCCGATTTTGTAGTATTATCAACTCCTCATGCAGTAACAAGTAACATTTTAAAAGATGAAGCAGTTGATGAAGAGCTAAATACAATTCGTAATGCATCTATTATTACCATCTATGTAGGATTTAATATTCCTGATGAAAATTTGCCGGCTGATGGAACCGGTTATATTGTTTCTGAAAATAGTGATGTGAAATGTAATGCTTGCACATGGACTAGTCGGAAATGGAAGCATACATCTAAATCAGGAAACTTATTGGTGCGTATGTTTTATAAGAGTTCGAATCCATTGTATAATGAGCTAAAGAATCTAAATGAAGAAGAGTTAACAGCAATTGCATTAGATGATATTAGGAAATCATTGAATATTGATGGGGAACCAGCAACTGTCAATGTGACAAAGTGGAATGATTTGATGCCGGTTTATGGTATGGGACATGCTGAAACCGTAAACAAATTGAATCAGCAATTACATGAAAATTATCCAAATGTCATTTTAGCAGGTTGCTCATACTATGGTGTTGGAATCGGTAACTGCATTCAAAATGGCCAAGATACTGCAGAGAAAATTATACAACAATTAGTGTAA
- a CDS encoding class A sortase, whose translation MKTQEYMKEVNMMIRKLSLVLGILLLFTGLVLIFQKPIMGYLVANMSEETIQKPNIEKAKARPDTTFDFNEVRNISLQDVIDAQTKKKNIHAIGVISVPDVKMQLPIVYGISNVNLTIGAGTMKADQTMGEGNYALAGHNMNNGKTLFSPLTKAKKDMKIYITDYKYIYEYNISDMFIVKPTQVEVIQDQPDQKLITLVTCNYNGEKRMIIRGKLIKKQAYSDDTNYFKISK comes from the coding sequence ATGAAAACACAAGAGTATATGAAAGAGGTTAATATGATGATCAGAAAATTAAGTCTAGTACTCGGTATTCTATTACTCTTTACTGGATTAGTATTAATTTTTCAAAAACCAATAATGGGCTATCTTGTCGCTAATATGTCAGAAGAAACAATTCAAAAACCGAATATTGAAAAGGCAAAAGCAAGACCTGATACAACTTTTGATTTTAATGAAGTGAGGAATATTAGTTTACAGGATGTCATTGATGCACAAACAAAAAAGAAAAATATCCATGCAATTGGCGTAATAAGTGTTCCAGATGTTAAAATGCAACTCCCGATCGTTTATGGTATTTCAAATGTCAATTTAACAATTGGTGCAGGAACGATGAAAGCAGATCAAACAATGGGGGAGGGCAACTATGCCTTAGCAGGGCATAATATGAACAACGGTAAAACACTGTTCAGCCCTTTAACAAAAGCCAAAAAAGACATGAAAATATATATAACTGATTATAAATATATATATGAATATAATATTTCAGATATGTTTATCGTAAAACCAACACAAGTTGAAGTGATACAAGACCAACCAGATCAAAAGCTAATCACACTTGTAACTTGCAACTATAATGGTGAGAAACGTATGATTATTCGAGGAAAGTTGATTAAAAAACAAGCATATTCAGATGATACAAACTATTTTAAAATCAGTAAATAA
- a CDS encoding bifunctional homocysteine S-methyltransferase/methylenetetrahydrofolate reductase, translating to MGLLEKLQTQVLTADGAMGTLLYSYGIDYCYEELNVKKPEIIENIHQQYIDAGADIIQTNTYTANAIKLERYGLENSVRVLNENAIQIAKKVASKGGQFVLGTIGGIRGVRKSDATLDEIIQSLDEQAGYLLAGEPDGLLLETYYDFEELTASVKHLRNITNIPIISQVSMHEPGILQNGMSLNHALHQLEDLGADIVGVNCRLGPHHTIQAFEDVELPTKAFLSAYPNASLLDVEDGKIVYESEADYFGRSAVLLRDQGVRLIGGCCGTTPKHIEAVKKRLADLPPIQHKVVKHKDVIKIKEAAKESYEPIHKKAKRERSIIVELDTPRHLEVEKFIEGSKALYEAGADAVTMADNSLASPRISNMAMGSILKLNNNIRPLAHITCRDRNLIGLQSHLMGLDALGIHDILAVTGDPSKVGDFPGATSVYDVSSIELIQLIKKLNEGISFSGKPLRKKANFSVAAAFNPNVRVVERAVGRLERKIEAGADYFITQPVYSKEKIIEVYEATKHLDTPIFIGIMPLTSLRNSEFLHHEVPGIKLSEDVLERMNATGEDPAAARAEGIAIAKELIDTAAELFNGIYLITPFMRYDMSIELMNYIRELDYKREEESNYVKASH from the coding sequence ATGGGATTATTAGAGAAACTTCAAACACAAGTGTTAACAGCTGATGGTGCAATGGGAACATTACTTTATTCGTATGGTATTGATTATTGTTATGAGGAGTTAAATGTCAAAAAGCCAGAAATTATCGAAAATATTCACCAACAATACATTGATGCAGGAGCAGATATTATTCAAACAAATACTTACACGGCGAATGCCATCAAGCTTGAGCGATATGGTTTAGAAAATTCGGTAAGAGTGTTAAATGAAAATGCCATACAAATTGCTAAAAAAGTTGCTTCAAAAGGAGGGCAGTTTGTTCTAGGAACGATTGGCGGCATTCGCGGTGTACGTAAAAGTGATGCAACGCTGGATGAAATCATTCAGTCATTGGATGAACAGGCAGGATATTTATTAGCAGGTGAACCGGATGGCCTTTTATTAGAGACCTATTATGACTTTGAGGAATTAACAGCATCTGTTAAGCATTTACGTAATATAACAAACATCCCTATTATTTCGCAGGTGTCTATGCATGAACCAGGAATTCTTCAAAATGGTATGTCATTAAATCATGCCCTTCATCAGTTAGAAGATCTCGGAGCAGATATCGTAGGTGTCAATTGTCGATTAGGCCCACACCATACCATACAAGCGTTTGAAGATGTTGAACTTCCAACTAAGGCGTTCCTTTCTGCCTATCCAAATGCAAGCTTACTAGATGTTGAGGATGGGAAAATTGTGTATGAATCAGAAGCAGATTATTTTGGTCGCTCAGCGGTCCTATTACGAGATCAGGGGGTTCGACTAATCGGTGGCTGCTGTGGCACAACGCCAAAACATATCGAAGCAGTGAAAAAACGTTTAGCTGATTTACCACCTATTCAACATAAAGTGGTCAAACACAAAGACGTGATTAAGATTAAAGAGGCAGCGAAGGAAAGTTATGAACCAATCCATAAAAAGGCGAAAAGAGAACGTTCTATTATTGTTGAGTTGGATACACCAAGACATCTTGAAGTTGAGAAATTTATAGAAGGTTCTAAAGCTTTATATGAAGCCGGTGCAGATGCTGTCACGATGGCGGATAATTCTCTTGCCTCACCTCGTATAAGCAATATGGCAATGGGTTCTATATTAAAACTCAATAATAATATTCGTCCACTTGCCCACATTACTTGCCGTGATCGAAACTTAATCGGTTTGCAATCACATTTAATGGGCTTAGATGCATTAGGTATTCACGATATTTTAGCGGTTACAGGCGATCCATCAAAAGTTGGTGATTTTCCAGGTGCGACAAGTGTATACGATGTTTCAAGTATTGAACTTATTCAACTTATCAAAAAACTAAATGAAGGTATTTCGTTTTCAGGGAAACCTCTTCGAAAAAAAGCGAATTTTTCAGTCGCAGCAGCATTTAATCCAAATGTTCGTGTAGTAGAGCGGGCGGTTGGACGTTTAGAGAGGAAAATTGAAGCAGGAGCAGATTATTTTATCACACAGCCAGTATATAGTAAGGAGAAAATTATTGAAGTATATGAAGCAACAAAACATTTAGATACGCCTATTTTTATAGGCATTATGCCACTAACAAGTTTAAGAAATTCTGAATTTCTGCATCATGAAGTCCCAGGTATTAAATTATCTGAGGATGTATTAGAACGTATGAATGCAACAGGAGAAGATCCAGCAGCGGCAAGAGCAGAGGGAATTGCTATTGCGAAAGAGCTCATTGATACAGCAGCTGAATTGTTTAATGGTATTTACTTAATCACACCATTTATGCGTTATGATATGTCAATTGAATTAATGAACTATATTCGTGAATTAGATTATAAAAGAGAGGAAGAAAGCAACTATGTCAAAGCATCTCATTGA
- the metH gene encoding methionine synthase, translating into MSKHLIEERLENHILVLDGAMGTMLQNANLTAADFGGEEYEGCNEYLNITRPDVVESIHRAYLEAGSDVISTNTFGGTPVVLNEYNLGSRAEEINKKAVEIAKKVANELSTPEWPRFVAGAMGPTTKTLSVTGGITFDELQHDFYIQAKGLIEGGADVLLLETSQDMLNVKAGTLGIKQAFEKLHKTIPVMISGTIEPMGTTLAGQGIEAFYISIEHIKPLSVGLNCATGPEFMTDHLRSLSEIATSYISCYPNAGLPDEEGHYHETPETLSKKLEGFVDKGWLNLVGGCCGTTPAHIRAIREVVKDHKPRQKPNQEHGHVVSGIDPLIYDDSMRPLFVGERTNVIGSRKFKRLIIEEKFEEASEIARAQVKNGAHVLDICLANPDRDELEDMKNFMQEVVKKVKVPFVIDSTDEKVIEEALKYSQGKAIINSINLEDGEERFEKVLPIVKKYGASVVVGTIDEKGMAVDRQRKLEIAVRSYDLLVNKWGIAPEDIIFDPLVFPVGTGDEQYIGSAVETIEGIRLIKEKLPRALTILGVSNVSFGLPPVGREVLNAVYLYNCTQAGLDYAIVNTEKIERYASIPENEINLANDLLFNTNNQTLADFTDFYRDKKKEKTEADIPKTVPERLAYYIIEGTKEGLIPDLQAALEQYDTPLDIINGPLMDGMATVGKLFNDNQLIVAEVLQSAGVMKAAVSFLEDFMEKKEDDTGKGKVILATVKGDVHDIGKNLVDIILSNNGYKVIDLGIKVTPQALIEAIRTENPDIVGLSGLLVKSAQQMVVTAQDFKEAQIETPIIVGGAALSRKFTDTKIAKEYDGPVLYAKDAMHGLEIANRLQSNDKDHLLHELHAAQEKRMAQEAKRGERTAVAVVQKPVKTVRTDVPVFVPQDLTRHILRDYSVAHLQPYVNMRTLIGHHLGLKGFNEGMLEKGDERATELYDLVTGFLQSDILSPSGMYQFFPAQSDGDDVIIYDPKDTKTEIERFTFPRQNKEPFLCLADFLKSVNSAEMDYVGFMQVTAGHGVREAAARLKEQGKFLESHALQATALELAEGFAERIHQEMRDFWGFPDAIDFTMRDRFAAKYQGQRFSFGYPACPNLEDQEKLFKLIKPEDIGVQLTDGYMMSPEASVSAIVFAHPDARYFNVE; encoded by the coding sequence ATGTCAAAGCATCTCATTGAGGAACGACTTGAAAATCATATTTTAGTATTAGATGGTGCCATGGGGACAATGTTGCAAAATGCAAATTTAACAGCAGCAGACTTTGGTGGAGAAGAATATGAAGGTTGTAATGAATATCTGAATATCACACGCCCGGATGTTGTTGAATCGATTCACCGAGCATATCTTGAAGCGGGGTCAGATGTCATCAGTACAAATACATTTGGTGGTACACCTGTCGTATTAAACGAATATAACCTTGGCAGTAGAGCTGAAGAAATCAATAAAAAAGCCGTAGAAATTGCAAAAAAAGTAGCAAATGAACTTTCAACTCCAGAATGGCCACGTTTTGTAGCAGGGGCAATGGGTCCAACAACTAAAACGCTATCTGTAACAGGTGGCATTACTTTCGATGAGCTGCAACATGATTTCTATATACAGGCAAAAGGGCTAATTGAAGGTGGAGCCGATGTGTTATTACTTGAAACAAGTCAGGATATGCTAAACGTGAAAGCAGGCACGCTCGGTATTAAGCAAGCATTTGAGAAGTTACATAAAACAATTCCTGTGATGATATCAGGAACGATTGAACCGATGGGAACAACACTGGCTGGTCAAGGAATTGAAGCATTCTATATTTCAATTGAACATATTAAACCATTATCTGTTGGATTAAACTGCGCGACAGGTCCGGAGTTTATGACAGACCATTTGCGTTCACTCTCTGAAATAGCAACAAGTTATATTAGCTGCTATCCTAATGCTGGTCTACCGGATGAGGAAGGGCATTATCATGAAACACCTGAAACACTTTCTAAAAAGTTGGAAGGCTTTGTAGATAAAGGATGGCTAAACCTAGTTGGAGGATGTTGCGGTACAACTCCAGCGCATATTCGAGCAATACGTGAAGTCGTGAAGGATCATAAGCCCCGTCAAAAGCCAAATCAAGAACATGGTCATGTTGTTTCCGGAATTGATCCATTAATCTATGATGATTCCATGCGTCCATTATTTGTAGGAGAACGTACCAATGTTATCGGTTCTCGTAAATTTAAACGATTAATTATAGAAGAAAAGTTTGAGGAAGCTTCAGAAATAGCACGTGCTCAAGTAAAAAACGGTGCACATGTTTTAGATATTTGTCTAGCAAACCCGGATCGCGATGAACTGGAAGATATGAAGAATTTCATGCAAGAAGTCGTCAAAAAAGTAAAGGTGCCTTTTGTAATAGATTCTACAGATGAAAAGGTTATTGAAGAAGCGCTTAAATATTCACAAGGTAAAGCCATTATTAATTCGATTAACCTTGAAGATGGTGAAGAACGTTTTGAAAAAGTACTACCAATCGTTAAAAAATATGGTGCCTCAGTTGTCGTTGGGACGATTGATGAAAAAGGTATGGCTGTTGATCGTCAACGTAAGTTAGAAATTGCTGTTCGATCATATGATTTACTAGTAAATAAATGGGGAATTGCACCAGAAGATATTATCTTTGATCCACTTGTATTTCCAGTAGGAACGGGTGATGAACAATATATTGGATCAGCTGTAGAAACAATTGAAGGTATTCGCTTAATCAAAGAAAAACTGCCAAGGGCCTTAACGATACTTGGTGTAAGTAATGTTTCATTTGGATTACCTCCAGTTGGTCGGGAAGTATTAAATGCTGTATATCTATATAACTGTACACAAGCAGGTCTAGACTATGCAATTGTCAATACAGAAAAGATTGAGCGTTATGCTTCCATTCCTGAAAATGAAATAAACCTAGCCAATGATTTATTATTCAACACGAATAATCAAACATTAGCGGACTTTACGGATTTCTATCGTGATAAAAAGAAAGAAAAAACAGAAGCAGATATTCCAAAAACAGTCCCAGAACGTTTAGCCTATTATATTATAGAAGGCACAAAAGAGGGATTGATTCCTGATTTACAAGCAGCATTAGAACAATACGATACGCCATTAGATATTATTAACGGTCCACTTATGGATGGTATGGCAACTGTAGGTAAACTCTTTAATGATAATCAATTGATTGTTGCAGAAGTACTTCAATCAGCTGGCGTTATGAAAGCAGCTGTATCATTCTTGGAAGATTTCATGGAAAAAAAGGAAGATGACACAGGTAAAGGTAAGGTAATCCTTGCAACAGTAAAAGGTGATGTCCATGATATAGGGAAGAACCTAGTGGATATAATCTTGAGTAATAATGGCTATAAAGTAATTGATTTAGGCATTAAGGTTACGCCTCAAGCATTAATAGAGGCTATTCGTACAGAAAATCCTGATATCGTTGGTTTATCAGGTTTACTTGTAAAATCAGCTCAACAAATGGTTGTTACCGCACAAGACTTCAAAGAAGCACAAATTGAAACACCTATTATTGTTGGTGGAGCAGCATTATCTAGAAAATTTACGGACACAAAGATTGCAAAAGAATACGATGGTCCCGTACTATATGCTAAAGATGCAATGCATGGCCTTGAAATAGCAAATCGCTTGCAAAGTAATGATAAAGATCATCTATTGCATGAATTACATGCTGCTCAGGAAAAACGAATGGCACAAGAAGCAAAGAGGGGCGAGAGAACGGCAGTTGCTGTAGTGCAAAAACCTGTTAAAACAGTTCGTACGGATGTACCTGTTTTTGTGCCACAAGACTTAACAAGACATATATTAAGAGATTATTCAGTTGCACACCTTCAACCATATGTGAATATGAGAACATTAATTGGTCATCATCTGGGGTTAAAAGGGTTCAATGAAGGAATGCTCGAAAAGGGAGATGAACGTGCTACGGAATTGTATGATTTAGTGACAGGATTTTTACAATCAGATATTCTAAGTCCTTCAGGGATGTATCAATTCTTCCCCGCACAATCAGATGGTGATGATGTCATTATTTATGATCCAAAGGATACAAAAACAGAAATTGAACGTTTCACATTCCCACGTCAAAACAAAGAGCCGTTTTTATGCTTGGCAGATTTCTTAAAGTCAGTGAATAGTGCGGAAATGGATTATGTAGGATTCATGCAGGTGACAGCAGGGCACGGTGTACGTGAAGCAGCAGCTCGTTTGAAAGAACAAGGAAAATTCTTAGAAAGCCACGCTTTACAAGCCACTGCATTAGAGTTAGCAGAAGGCTTTGCGGAACGTATTCATCAAGAGATGCGAGATTTCTGGGGATTTCCTGATGCAATAGATTTTACTATGCGTGATCGATTTGCGGCAAAGTATCAAGGCCAACGTTTTTCATTTGGTTACCCAGCATGTCCAAACTTAGAAGATCAAGAAAAATTATTTAAGCTTATAAAACCGGAAGATATTGGTGTACAGCTAACAGATGGATATATGATGTCACCAGAAGCTTCTGTTTCAGCAATTGTTTTTGCACATCCAGATGCACGATACTTTAACGTTGAATAA
- the rpoN gene encoding RNA polymerase factor sigma-54: MELMIHQRQELKLLMTAQLRQSIELLQYSTNDLEQFIREQELENPLIELQESTIATQIEKLPSFHKSKRPAMKTTDISTPIQENFRDQLVQMVNLNFKNDPIKKLLIYIIHNLNDYGYLEFEGTDLAYSTEEITRGIELLQQIGPIGIGARNLEECLLLQCQYRYPEFPLLKELIQFYLPLLAEKKWQVIAKNLKCSVAQVGHLNELILTLNPRPCSFIQVGSTEYLRPDIIVEEHQNELIFYLNDHYLPSINLNENYLTVPTTNREDKQYINTHYKNYQWLINSIEQRRNTIIKIMHVLMKKQLPFFKKGLSELIPLTLKEVADEIEMHESTVSRATSNKYIQTPIGTFELKALFTSKVATNDGGNISQEKVKTLLKQFILKEDKYKPYSDQKISEYFKTEHAIQIARRTISKYRDELNIPSASMRRKWK, translated from the coding sequence ATGGAACTTATGATACATCAACGGCAAGAATTAAAACTTTTAATGACAGCTCAACTTCGGCAGTCTATTGAATTGCTCCAATATTCAACTAATGATTTAGAACAATTTATCCGTGAACAAGAATTAGAGAACCCATTAATTGAACTGCAAGAATCAACAATTGCAACACAAATTGAAAAGCTTCCTTCCTTTCATAAATCAAAACGTCCGGCTATGAAAACAACTGATATCTCAACACCTATTCAAGAAAATTTTAGAGACCAATTGGTACAAATGGTTAACTTAAATTTCAAAAATGACCCTATAAAAAAATTATTAATCTATATCATTCATAATTTAAATGATTATGGATATTTGGAATTTGAAGGAACCGATTTAGCCTATTCAACAGAAGAGATTACAAGAGGCATAGAACTACTTCAACAAATAGGTCCAATTGGAATAGGCGCAAGGAATCTTGAAGAATGCCTACTTTTACAATGCCAATATCGCTATCCCGAATTTCCATTACTGAAAGAGCTAATACAATTTTACTTGCCTTTACTTGCTGAAAAAAAGTGGCAAGTTATTGCAAAAAATTTAAAATGTTCGGTTGCACAAGTAGGACATTTAAACGAACTCATTTTAACACTAAATCCTAGACCTTGCTCCTTTATACAAGTCGGAAGTACAGAATATCTGCGCCCGGATATTATTGTAGAGGAACATCAAAACGAGCTCATTTTTTATTTAAACGATCACTATCTACCAAGTATCAATTTAAATGAGAATTATTTAACGGTTCCTACGACAAACCGTGAAGACAAACAATACATTAATACGCACTATAAAAATTATCAATGGCTCATTAACAGTATCGAACAACGACGTAATACCATTATTAAAATCATGCATGTTTTAATGAAAAAACAATTACCTTTCTTTAAAAAGGGGCTTTCCGAGCTAATACCTTTAACTTTAAAAGAAGTAGCAGATGAAATCGAAATGCATGAATCAACTGTAAGTCGTGCTACTTCCAACAAATATATTCAAACACCTATTGGTACATTTGAATTAAAAGCATTATTTACTTCAAAAGTGGCAACAAATGATGGAGGTAACATTTCTCAAGAAAAAGTAAAAACACTATTGAAGCAATTTATCCTAAAAGAAGATAAATACAAACCCTATTCAGATCAGAAAATTTCCGAGTATTTTAAAACTGAACATGCCATACAAATTGCTAGAAGAACTATTAGTAAATATCGAGATGAACTTAACATTCCTTCAGCAAGCATGCGCAGAAAATGGAAATGA